In Prunus dulcis chromosome 1, ALMONDv2, whole genome shotgun sequence, the following are encoded in one genomic region:
- the LOC117616828 gene encoding kinetochore protein NDC80 homolog → MRRASIRGRRPKESFNPRPPPATPLDHFRHRDSDASFASSRPSSVGMGPTSNALDLYKDRSFQQATLSSINSYLASHSLQIFLKFPIPSAKEITETLKFLVARLDYPNPKLEDDLPVILKFLKCPFKPNKSVLRNPTVNHHQWPTLLAVIHWLFQIVLYNDHLASNSGAFVDNNAMSAYALESYSYYISGDDDSVEALDRQFLEKLEAERENAEESIRVLEATAAELEGKMEEMRSGPSKREALEKERGVLEQDVNKFNEMIGSLAKSVAKLEAVLEAKEKELEAKVADTRRICEENEELKKRVELQTFNARDVDRMKRELQAVERDIGEAELARNAWEEKAWDLDTMLSHKFKELETLAMECNQAMRRLKLGNGFQYVLNAKGSTPADMMGIDYKLTLKPALNSYSDDIKKSSVEKLEELISLQQQSSELSATIEGKRNFIATLQSHIDEVEAQLNLLKKDTHDYTYRCTIEARQMMDDVQMEAHNLDILERDAEEILKTSKLKLQETIKQTEEETKKCAYELMTVIDSVSKHKEYVQSKILEMRRDVSETAVAVSDAHKGSLQSQFGFLSHANQQ, encoded by the exons atgagaagagCTTCAATAAGGGGTCGGCGACCAAAGGAGTCCTTCAACCCACGGCCACCGCCAGCAACGCCGCTGGACCACTTCCGCCACCGAGACTCCGATGCCAGTTTCGCAAGTAGCCGCCCTTCCTCCGTGGGGATGGGCCCCACCTCCAACGCCCTCGACCTCTACAAAGACCGCTCCTTCCAGCAGGCCACCCTCTCCTCCATCAATTCCTACTTGGCCTCCCACTCTCTGCAAATCTTCCTCAAATTCCCGATCCCCTCCGCCAAGGAAATCACCGAAACCTTAAAATTCCTCGTCGCCCGCCTCGACTACCCTAACCCCAAGCTCGAAGACGACCTCCCCGTCATACTCAAATTCCTCAAATGCCCCTTCAAGCCCAACAAGTCCGTGCTCCGAAACCCTACCGTCAACCACCACCAGTGGCCTACTTTGCTCGCCGTCATCCACTGGCTCTTCCAGATTGTGCTCTACAACGATCATCTCGCTTCCAATTCCGGCGCCTTCGTCGACAACAACGCCATGTCTGCGTACGCGCTGGAGAGCTATTCGTATTATATTAGCGGGGATGATGATTCCGTGGAGGCGTTGGATCGGCAGTTCTTGGAGAAGTTGGAGGCGGAGAGGGAGAATGCGGAGGAGAGTATTAGGGTTTTGGAGGCGACCGCGGCGGAGCTGGAGGGGAAGATGGAGGAGATGAGGTCCGGGCCTTCCAAGAGGGAGGCGCTGGAGAAGGAGAGGGGTGTGTTGGAGCAGGATGTGAACAAGTTCAATGAAATGATTGGGAGTCTGGCAAAGAGTGTCGCGAAATTGGAGGCCGTTTTGGAGGCAAAAGAGAAGGAGTTGGAGGCCAAAGTGGCGGACACTCGGAGGATTTGCGAGGAGAATGAGGAGTTGAAGAAGAGGGTGGAATTGCAGACCTTCAATGCCAGGGACGTGGATAGAATGAAGAGGGAATTGCAGGCTGTGGAGAGGGATATAGGTGAAGCCGAGCTGGCGAGGAATGCGTGGGAGGAGAAGGCTTGGGATCTTGATACCATGCTTAGCCATAAGTTTAAGGAGCTTGAGACTTTGGCTATGGAATGCAACCAGGCTATGAGGAG GTTGAAACTTGGTAATGGCTTTCAGTATGTATTGAATGCTAAGGGATCAACACCAGCTGATATGATGGGGATTGACTACAAATTAACATTAAAGCCAGCACTTAACTCTTACTCTGATGATATAAAGAAAAGCTCTGTGGAAAAACTGGAAGAGTTGATTTCCCTTCAGCAACAGTCAAGTGAACTTTCTGCTACAATTgagggaaaaagaaattttatagCGACACTTCAATCTCATATTGACGAA GTGGAAGCTCAACttaatttgttgaagaaagatACGCACGACTACACTTACAGATGTACAATTGAAGCCAGACAGATGATGGACGATGTTCAAATGGAGGCTCATAACTTGGATATTTTGGAAAGAGACGCAGAAGAGATTCTGAAG ACCTCCAAATTGAAATTGCAGGAGACAATCAAACAAACTGAAGAAGAAACGAAGAAGTGCGCTTATGAACTCATGACTGTTATTGACTCGGTCTCAAAGCACAAAGAATACGTGCAGTCTAAGATTttagaaatgaggagagatgTCTCAGAAACTGCTGTTGCGGTATCTGACGCTCACAAAGGTTCCTTGCAATCCCAATTTGGTTTTCTGTCTCATGCAAACCAGCAATAG
- the LOC117614935 gene encoding mitogen-activated protein kinase kinase kinase 1-like, which yields MDAKQSKRPKPKLDRRNAMRNIDYDASTSSSSSSSPSSSSFGHGSPSIRTRSLDHSPLSDHQPSFRVRGIEGEFDLICRSLGLSGPEDFSIPIAAWEAQRARSSSAHFPPRSRLRHESPHELPDRAESGAVLEKSEVRVRLDNEISASNSAKFGGNARKGGGGGGIKGLRPPPIVLKSFSPQNHIGVANSPIRVGDVRYSDEEEDLVNEANGEGEVIDEASFGKDNDLSDDSLSSGLSPSNNQNENESVGFDATSRAKLEPIHSIFSPNGKFRRSVSSSWQKGHRLGSGSYGTVYEGFTDDGFFFAVKEVSLLDQGSHGKQSLIQLEQEIYLLSQFEHDNIVQYLGTDKDETKLYIFLELVTKGSLANLYEKYLLRDSQVSVFTKQILSGLTYLHDRNVIHRDIKCANILVDASGSVKLADFGLAKATKFNDVKSCKGTAYWMAPEVVNQKNRGYGLAADIWSLGCAVLEMLTRQPPYSHLEGMQALFQIGRGEPPPVPDSLSADARDFIFKCLQVNPNNRPTAAQLLNHPFVKRSPQTSSGPASPHATAYVREHFRQPSVL from the exons ATGGACGCCAAGCAATCGAAACGCCCGAAACCGAAGCTCGATCGCCGAAACGCCATGAGAAACATAGACTACGACGCCtcaacctcctcctcctcctcttcttctccttcttcttcttccttcggCCATGGCTCCCCCTCTATCAGAACTCGCTCTCTGGACCACTCGCCTCTCTCTGACCACCAACCCAGCTTCCGCGTCAGAGGCATTGAGGGCGAATTCGACCTCATCTGCCGCAGCCTTGGGCTTTCCGGCCCCGAAGACTTCTCCATCCCAATCGCAGCCTGGGAGGCCCAGCGAGCTCGCTCTTCTTCCGCCCACTTCCCGCCTCGCTCTCGCCTCCGCCATGAAAGCCCTCATGAATTGCCAGACAGAGCGGAAAGCGGCGCCGTTTTGGAGAAATCCGAAGTTAGGGTTAGGCTCGACAATGAAATTAGCGCTTCGAATTCGGCGAAGTTTGGGGGAAATGCCAGaaagggtggtggtggtggaggaatTAAAGGTCTGCGCCCGCCTCCGATTGTATTGAAATCTTTTTCTCCTCAAAACCATATTGGTGTAGCAAATTCGCCCATTCGTGTTGGTGATGTGAGGTATTCGGATGAAGAAGAGGACCTTGTAAATGAAGCAAATGGTGAGGGGGAAGTGATAGATGAAGCGAGTTTTGGAAAGGACAATGATTTGTCTGATGATTCTTTGTCATCTGGCTTATCTCCATCCaataatcaaaatgaaaatgaaagtgtTGGTTTTGATGCTACTTCTAGAGCAAAGCTGGAGCCAATCCATAGTATTTTTTCGCCAAACGGGAAATTCAGACGCAGTGTTTCGTCATCGTGGCAAAAGGGTCACCGTTTGGGAAGTGGTTCGTATGGAACTGTGTACGAAGGCTTTACTGA TGATGGATTCTTTTTTGCTGTAAAGGAGGTTTCTTTACTGGATCAAGGAAGCCATGGCAAGCAGAGCCTTATCCAACTTGAGCAG GAGATTTATCTTTTGAGTCAGTTTGAACATGACAACATAGTTCAATATCTTGGCACAGACAAG GATGAAACTAAGCTCTATATCTTCCTTGAGCTTGTAACAAAAGGCTCACTCGCAAATCTCTATGAAAAGTATCTGTTGAGGGATTCTCAAGTCTCTGTGTTCACAAAGCAGATTTTGAGTGGGTTGACATATCTTCATGATCGTAACGTGATTCACAGGGATATCAAATGTGCTAATATATTGGTGGATGCGAGTGGATCTGTGAAACTTGCAGACTTTGGGTTAGCCAAG GCAACCAAATTCAATGATGTGAAATCCTGCAAAGGGACTGCTTATTGGATGGCCCCCGAG GTTGTTAATCAAAAGAATCGTGGCTATGGGCTTGCAGCTGACATATGGAGCCTTGGATGTGCTGTGTTAGAGATGTTAACCCGTCAGCCTCCATACTCTCACCTGGAAGGC ATGCAAGCATTATTTCAGATTGGCAGGGGTGAACCTCCTCCAGTTCCTGATTCACTGTCAGCGGATGCACgagatttcattttcaaatgtttacAAGTTAACCCTAATAATCGACCTACTGCAGCTCAGCTATTGAACCATCCCTTTGTTAAAAGGTCGCCCCAAACTTCCTCTGGCCCTGCTTCTCCTCATGCAACAGCTTACGTTCGTGAACACTTTCGCCAACCTTCAGTGCTATGA